GGTGACCGTCATTTCGGCCGTGATCGCGATCGTCCTCGCACCGTTAGCCGGCAGCCTCATCAACGGTCTCTACGTCCTCGCCGATCGCCCCTACGAGATCGGCGACATGATCGAAGTTTCCGACGCCGGCCACCGCGGGTTCGTCGAGGATATTACGATCCGCTATACGAAAATCTTCACCCTTCAGAACACCTTCATCGTCATTCCGAACTCCGAAATTCACGCGCGCGACGTCGTCAATTACTCCGCCGAGGACGAGCGGACGCGGGTCTCGGTCGGGTTCGACATCACGTACGAGAGCGATCTCGAGGCGGCGCGCAAGGAAGCCGAGCGGGCTGCACGGGGCGTCGACGACGTCATCTCCGGCGGCCCGGACATCCGGATCGGGAGCGCCCGGTACGCCGCCGCACCGTCCTGCTACATCGCCGAGTACGGCGATCACGGGATCGCCCTCGAGCTGTTCTTCTGGATGAAACACCCCTACAAGCAGACCGTCGTCCGGTCGGCAGTCCAGGACGCGATCGGCGACCGCTTCGCG
This portion of the Natrinema salinisoli genome encodes:
- a CDS encoding mechanosensitive ion channel family protein, which codes for MRAVLQGNGESMAEAISNQLPGRVPQQAVEIFLALIVLAAGWYLSKLAVRIAGRTVARKIERPSVTRTVLRGVRVAVFLWAAGIAAGIVGVGDTQILLSVTVISAVIAIVLAPLAGSLINGLYVLADRPYEIGDMIEVSDAGHRGFVEDITIRYTKIFTLQNTFIVIPNSEIHARDVVNYSAEDERTRVSVGFDITYESDLEAARKEAERAARGVDDVISGGPDIRIGSARYAAAPSCYIAEYGDHGIALELFFWMKHPYKQTVVRSAVQDAIGDRFADLDVEFAYPHRHHVFDETSGVARLSVDESSAERSAADSPVEPAKGGNPGESPADQTDR